The Cydia splendana chromosome 8, ilCydSple1.2, whole genome shotgun sequence genome contains a region encoding:
- the LOC134793025 gene encoding YEATS domain-containing protein 4 — translation MSLPTDFGPDSGGRIKGLTIVKPIVYGNVARYFGKKREEDGHTHQWTVYVKPYANEDMSNYIKKVNFKLHESYANPNRIVTKPPYELTETGWGEFEIVIKLHFHDPNERPVTLYHILKLFQSPASEGAPPTVGRALVSESYEEIVFQEPTQLMQHLLTTVKPVTNGTWTHDTNFEEKKEKTLEKIIAAQAKVRSEIAELKEKLQLAKETGAKFKDEIAKLQNSSSGLLSVI, via the exons ATGAGTCTACCGACAGACTTCGGGCCGGATTCAGGTGGACGAATAAAA GGTCTTACAATCGTCAAACCGATAGTCTACGGTAACGTAGCGAGGTATTTCGGCAAGAAGCGAGAAGAGGACGGACACACGCACCAATGGACGGTATACGTAAAACCTTATGCCAACGAAGATATGTCGAATTACATCAAGAAGGTGAACTTTAAGTTGCACGAGAGCTACGCTAACCCGAACCGGATTGTGACGAAGCCGCCGTACGAGCTCACGGAGACGGGCTGGGGCGAGTTCGAGATCGTTATCAAGCTACATTTCCATGATCCAAATGAGAGACCG GTAACACTCTACCACATCCTTAAGCTCTTCCAGTCGCCAGCGTCCGAGGGTGCTCCCCCGACCGTCGGCCGGGCGCTTGTCAGCGAGTCCTATGAAGAGATTGTGTTTCAGGAGCCGACACAGCTAATGCAGCACTTGCTCACCACCGTCAAACCTGTCACCAATGGAACTTGGACTCATGACACTAACT TtgaagaaaagaaagaaaaaacatTAGAGAAGATCATAGCAGCACAAGCCAAGGTGCGCAGCGAGATAGCCGAGCTGAAAGAAAAGTTGCAGCTAGCCAAGGAGACAGGGGCCAAGTTTAAAGATGAAATCGCCAAACTACAGAACAGTTCTTCTGGCTTGCTCTCTGTTATATAG